The DNA region GTcagtacaaaatatataaagttaaaaaatCTTCCCTTAGCGATTGACACAAAATACATGTCTCTGAAATATCAAAATagtgaattattttaaatacattttagagtAAATTCCACTGGCGACGATACTTATCAAAAGAATATGCACTATGTTCACTCATTGTAGACTATTTTGTACCATAAAAAAACGATTCCCAGCTGCTTGCTTTGACTTCAGCTGAGCTCAGTTCTCTGAACAGGCcatgaatcaaatcaaactttTTGAAAAGCAGAAAACCACCCATTCAAAAGGCACTTCTATCTCGAGACATTACAATATCATCAACATATAGTGAGCTATATACAAAACAATGTACAAGTCTATAGAAAAAAGGTTTGCTGCTATATTTCAGTCTATTTGCTCTGcataaatatttgatttgatgaacTCTGACAATAATGCACTCCCCAAGGCAACATTACGACATGTTAACTGCTCTTCCTGTTGTTCAATGTTGACCTGATGCAAAGTACATGTGATCAAATAACACACCCCAtaatgatgtatgtatgtaaaatcCACTCATACAGTAATATTAAAGGCTTATGCGGCCCAGGAAAACAGACAAGATCTCCCTGATTATTCgatatattatagttattgctgttactttttgttttttaatttgaaaataatgaCAATTTGAAAATCTGATGAGGAAATCTGGGTGAAAACTGGGGAATAAAATCACAGAAGCACAATTACTTTGAGTAATGCATAATGCAAATAAACTGTTCTGAAATTAAACGTCAGGTTCAGCCTGATATCAGGGTTATTGAAAGCATAAGTATTAATCTTCTATGCCTGGTAAGTTTCacaacttattttctttctttctgagcTCATCAGGTCCAATAAGGGTTTCAAAATTCCACTCAAGCATCAAGAGGCCTTTAGAGTCCTGTGGTTTTACACTTGTTATAAACACATGGGGACAGCCCTTGTTCAATGTTTCTCCTCATGATATGCCATATCCctttatatttcaaaattaCATCTGAAGTTTacttgtaaaacattttcttggcAAAGCAAATAATGGGTCTGCTCCAAAACTCCCAATTCCAACTGTTAACGAAGaccacaaatgaaaagtagcTTACACTTCCGCATATAATAAACTCTTAAAATGTGGGTTCTGTACAACAACGGAGCAGTGATCTAAACACAAATATGTACGGCTATCTACTGTACCGTCTACGTCACAATTCTGGCTTTGGAATCTAATATATCTCTCTATAGCAGCCAAGCCAATAATTATACAATAACTTCTCATATAGTGAATAACACAGTGATAGTacagacataaatacatacaaatagtAACAAAAACCATGCAAGTGTGAGCATAGACTTGGCGGTAACGACCAAAGACAACTTCGAGCTTTGAAGGAGAGAAAGGTGAGAATGATCCCTCAGAGGCATCGGGTCCAACTGACAGCGTTTTCCCTGGAAAGTGACTTTTCCTTCAGTTCTTGTCTCTCTTGTGCCTCGATcggtattttgtatttgttgatttTGAGTTTGTGATTCATTCACCTTGCTATCGCCCAACGGATAACTGAGATGCTAAAGTGGTGCCGGTGGAGATTTGACTTTCCACTCCAGTTATCCAGTTACGAGGATAACTCACGCGATCCATTCCTTCCCATGAACAGAGCAGGCTCCTCCTCGCACGCAACAACAGGTAGGACTCTCCTCCAGTGCAAAcaaggaagttgtgctcaatgGCTGTTTGTATTGAATGAGTGTAAGACTAAATGAACGGGAGGAGAGTGTCGTTTTGGCTGAATGTgtggctttctttttttttctttctgtatgacTTGAGTTTTATATGAACGGGCgttttagaaaataattaaaaactatcTACAGGCACAAGAATCTACAGTCATGTTCGGGTACACTTTGAGCACCACGTTCTTGTCCTTCGTCAAAGAAGAGGATGCTGAGGGAAGACATCTTCTCTGGGACACAGCACGGCTCAGGGATGCCCGGGACGACGCCCACTGCCCGCACTATGCTCTGGATGGTAGCGTGGTTAGAGGGCTTCAGAGCCTAGagcagagggacaaagaggatTAATGTTGTATTGCTAAATGACATGATCAAAACCAATCACTTTAAAAGCAAAAGTATTCCTGATGCACTTAAAGAAAAGGTTTCTAACAACGTGGgacttatttcacagttttgtTCCTCTCCATAATACTCAAAGATCACGGACATCAATGTCAATAACAAGAAGTCTCacataaatgaatgtatttgaAAGAGAACAAGAATGGGAATGGTATAATTATTTGTCAAAATGTCCGTTGAAAAACTGTTGACTTGTTTCCAACCTGTCAGATCATCTGACTTTGTTGTGATGATGTTATCTGAGCCATTACTTTGTGAGGACGGTGTTATACAACCATTAAACACATAGCCACATCTACAACTCttctccgccaaggccaatggtgcattcacatgctccacGGATGATACCAGTTccagagttgggaagtcgttcttccgacttcggtgtgctcatgagctttaagtcgtactatggaaacaacatggacgctacagaGAAAATGTGTTGCAGGCCTATTTTAGTTTGAGTGTTTCCAGTAGTTGTGTGACAAcgaaaaaggaaaggaaacgtATCAGGTGAGTCATGACATGTGAACCGAGATTCATGCCGCCTGTTCCGACTTGAGGGGGCGTTCACTTGAATTTTCCCATTTGGGAACAAATTGTTCAGATAATTCttgcaatgttaatgaaagtgaaacttagTCCATGTATCCGCCCCTTGATACGGATACGCTCCAAAATTGAAAGGGTTCTTTCTTTGCCCATACTACACTCTTCCATCAAGTTAAAATTGGGGCCGGTAGTTTTCCTGTATTCCTACTGACTGACAAACGGACGAACCGAGTGGTGGAGGTAACACCACCCAAGGTATAATAGTCCAGAATTTTCCATTAGGAGTCCTTGAGAGCATCTTTAACAgatctctttgtgttttaccAAAGCATCTATAATTTGGATCGCACAGCAACCGCAAATCATAGTTAATTTGACGAGTTAGCATATCTATCATATTAACAGAATATTGTTCAGTGCATCCCACAAGCAGCTGCAGGTAGATCAAAGTCTGAGTGCTGGCTGTATCCCTGGCAGTTCACACACCTGATCAGCTGCTTCATGTCTTAGCAGGATCCTATAAGTGACAGGGCACCTTCTAATTGTAGCTATTTAGCAGCTTCTAAAGCTTTAGCCTGACAGCGGAGAAACAACATCACAGGATCACAGGCAGCAAACCTacgggagagggaggaggttgCCTTAGGCCCGAGGGCCTACTTCTGGGACTAATTACGTCCGACTACAAAGGCCGGCGACTCCGAGGTAATGAATTAAGTGGATGGATCTCGTGCATTCCGGCCATGTTTAAAATACCTGTGATGTTATCTTGTCACCGGGGCCACAAGCTACGAGGGGAGCTGATGTTAGTTgaagaacattttctttatttctctcactTCTTTGTATGTTATTCGAAATATGTAAAACCATATGTTCTGTTTCCTGCGactgaagagaaacaagaaagGCATAAGACCGAGTTGCTTCCCTAAAGGTTCTTGTTCGTCTTCCTTTAGTATGGTTATTAAGTTTTAATGATTTTCGATGTCGAGGTCAGCCACACGCTCCTCCGGTAGTCGTACATCTGAGCTGGACTATTTTCCACTTTTTGTTACAAAGCCATTTAGATTACATCATCTGTCATTTTAACCACTTTTCATTGTGCTTGGTAAAGTAAGACTATGCTTTGGATTaaccttttatatttaaatcatatAAATGTATCTCTGATGCATACTTTCAAAGACTTAATGACCTTAATTTATAACATATACTGTAGAAGATAAAAGCCCGAGCTGGAACTATTTTACCCTGGAAGAGGGAGATTAAAGCAGAGGGCATTCAGTTTCTTTGGCAATATCATCTATAATATAAGACAGATAGGCTTCAGGGACATCTGATGTTAATGTTATCCAAGCAAACTTGATATAGAGCAGTAACAGCTACAGTGAAGGGACTGAACATTTAATGGCTGGATGTACTGACTGTTTGCATAATATATACCATACTGGCTGAAAAAAGCACAGACTGATGCGAGTAGTCTTCTGGACTGTATGTTGAGTTCTAGTGGCACATCATGTGTCAGTGCATCAGTGCGAGCATCTCAAAcacttttatatacatttatgagCTGACAAAACAGattaagagagaaaaaaatgaaacGTAGGACCAGAAGACTACATGTTTTGGCTGAGAGGAAACAGAACTTGGTTACAGGAAATGTTGGAAGTATACGCTAGTAGTGCTTCGGTTCCCAACTGTTTTGGCCCGTGACCCCTAAAGAAAAGCCCCTTCTACTTGTTCCACATGTTGTCTCTATTGGTCATGACCAGGTCATCCAaaagtacttttttttcttcctgttttatttaaattaaattaagaggcctgaacatgtttaaataatCCAGTAATTCCCAGGAAAAGAAACAATTACAATTTGCGGAATATATGTAATTTTGTGTAGCATTAATGCTTTGTGTGCGGTTAGGAACCACTACAAGATTCTCACCTTTGGCATGGGGAACTGGCAGGACCCTGAGCAGTAGTAGGCATCAAACGACTTGGGTGATATAATCCATTCACTCCATCCGATGTCAGCGAAGTCCACTTTCAGGTATCTCCGAGCGCAGTTCCTGGGCTCAATCCACTGCTTCTTTCGCGCCTTTTTAATCGTCTGCTCGTCGAACTGCAGCAGGGGCATTTTGTGCCGCTGGTTCTTGCGTGTCTTTTTACGTGGCCGTCGGGGCTGCTTGTTTTCAAAAGGTTCGTACGGACTTGTCTCATCCCACCCGGGCGTCTCGTACGGATACTCGGGCCCGGGGAGTTCATTGTTTTGTAACGGGAGCAGAACGTTCACCGAGCGCTTGTTTCTGGGCTGCAGCTGttcttgttcagtgttgtttCGCTCACGCAGTCCCAGTTGTGCAATGGAGCCCTCCCCTCCCACCGAGTGGTGTCTCTGGAGGGTGGCTACCACACTTTCAGGTTCTGAAATGGCAGAGTCATTGGCGTAGACCAGGATGTAGGGTGAGCGGTCAGACAGGAGCTTCTTCCACTGCTGGGGCCCTTGTGAAGCCACTTCAATCCCTATAAGCAGCTCATCGTGGTGTTTGGCCTGGTTGACCACACGAGTTATGTCCTTCCACTGCCAAGATATGAAGTCCCTGTAGAGGGTGGACACGTTGATACGAAAGTGTCCTAGAGTTCTTATCTTGTTATCTACCGAGGCGAAACTCCAGATGACCATGTGAATGTGGTTGTGCCTCCGGGGGCCGTGGCGACCACAGCTGTTGGACCTGGAGCAGCCCTGGGTTCTGTTCTGAAGGTCCCCGATGTAATAATGAAGAGTGGCAGACAGAACGTCTTCTGACTTGGTGAGGGCGGTGAGGTTGAAAATCTGCAGCTGCTTGTTGTTTATCGTACCTGCgtatataacaaataatattatttacacgatgcaacacagtttatatttactttttttgcagATTATGTAAGTATGCTGTTGGTTTCATTGACCCAGGTTAAGAAATATGTTCTGCCTCTACCCCATTAAAAGGCACCCTTTCTTCAAAGGATAGTAGTTTAACTGAACACCTTCCACAGTGATGTGTGTGGATCATCCAGAGTAACAGGATGGTGCTTCTGGAAAGAGGTGTTGCTGCtgacttaaaaaaatatataatatttcaatCTCTAAGCTACACAACTGAAATTCTACACCACTGTTGTGGGATGGGAGCAAACTATCTCAAATaatttgtaatttgggtgaattgAGCCTTTACATGCCATGACATACAGCTTCCGGGCGATAGGAGGCAGTATAATCTAACAAACTTTGACCCTGAATGGAAACTGGTCGTCTTTAATAGTGCACACGTCCAAGTGATAATAACTCAGCGTGGCCTGTAAAGCAATTTAGAGTTTATAATATTAAAGTTACTAGAAACGTTCCCGGAGAAAACACTAATAAAACCATCTGAAATGCAGAAGCTCACTGCGGTGAAAGCTCCCCAATTCTGCCGCGACACAGGCTGGCTGGGCAGCTGCAAGATGCTGGTCCGGGTGGAAATATATCTGGAATATCTGACAATATAATCtgaaagtgagaaaataaatgctgaGGGAAACGATTTTGTATGCAGAGATATGATGCGGAATGTGTGTTGCTGGCGCAGGGAATGGGTAACAGGTTGATCACATTTCCATTACTGGATCAACAGGTGTATCTCGGTTTCAGCTCAGT from Cottoperca gobio chromosome 9, fCotGob3.1, whole genome shotgun sequence includes:
- the bmp3 gene encoding LOW QUALITY PROTEIN: bone morphogenetic protein 3 (The sequence of the model RefSeq protein was modified relative to this genomic sequence to represent the inferred CDS: deleted 1 base in 1 codon), whose translation is MALYSRFVVVLLYGWSYLCVGYCAMLKKDSFPDRRKVDIMQSEDKKHPEKDDQNLLLQDTMTEHMQMLYAKYNRAGFPFKDGNTVRSFKAHWGTINNKQLQIFNLTALTKSEDVLSATLHYYIGDLQNRTQGCSRSNSCGRHGPRRHNHIHMVIWSFASVDNKIRTLGHFRINVSTLYRDFISWQWKDITRVVNQAKHHDELLIGIEVASQGPQQWKKLLSDRSPYILVYANDSAISEPESVVATLQRHHSVGGEGSIAQLGLRERNNTEQEQLQPRNKRSVNVLLPLQNNELPGPEYPYETPGWDETSPYEPFENKQPRRPRKKTRKNQRHKMPLLQFDEQTIKKARKKQWIEPRNCARRYLKVDFADIGWSEWIISPKSFDAYYCSGSCQFPMPKALKPSNHATIQSIVRAVGVVPGIPEPCCVPEKMSSLSILFFDEDKNVVLKVYPNMTVDSCACR